A stretch of the Candidatus Omnitrophota bacterium genome encodes the following:
- the der gene encoding ribosome biogenesis GTPase Der: MIAIVGRPNVGKSSLFNRMAGTRKAIVESASGTTRDRLYTDIGWKGKTFTIVDTGGFDTSKIHDITPLILKQLENAIAEADVILFVVDARTGVTHQDTELASRLRKVSKKIFLAVNKSDDAHCAAAALDFFELGLGEPYAVSATTGRGVEKLIDAMTAAGGAASGNIHRETEVIGVAIVGRPNVGKSSYLNAILKEERAIVHDVAGTTRDALDTDFELEGRHYRLIDTAGMRHNMKLGVAADFYGSVRAREAIKRADVAMVLIDGMDGLREDDERVIDFCMEEGKAVILAVNKWDLVKNMDTVKYKEMLIRKMNAIKNIPVVFISCKTSRNVAASIALVRPLYEKAAKVFVAVELGEVLALLNDSREVRNRRVKFEYLKQDPARPMKFVLGMKNTRLANENLRRYAENFLRASRDFEGMPIEVAFEKRQRRS; this comes from the coding sequence ATGATAGCGATAGTAGGCCGGCCTAACGTCGGGAAGTCGTCCCTTTTTAACAGGATGGCCGGCACGAGGAAGGCGATAGTCGAATCGGCGAGCGGCACTACGCGTGATCGGCTCTACACCGATATAGGGTGGAAGGGGAAGACCTTCACCATCGTCGATACCGGCGGCTTTGACACGTCCAAAATCCACGATATCACTCCGCTTATATTAAAACAACTCGAGAATGCTATAGCCGAAGCCGATGTCATCCTGTTTGTAGTCGATGCCAGGACCGGCGTAACGCATCAGGACACGGAACTTGCCTCGCGCCTCCGGAAAGTCTCCAAGAAGATATTTTTAGCGGTGAATAAAAGCGATGATGCGCACTGCGCGGCCGCCGCGCTTGATTTTTTTGAGCTGGGGCTGGGCGAGCCGTACGCAGTATCGGCTACTACGGGCCGAGGCGTGGAGAAACTCATAGACGCCATGACTGCCGCAGGCGGTGCGGCATCCGGGAACATCCACCGGGAGACGGAAGTCATCGGTGTGGCCATCGTGGGGCGTCCCAACGTCGGGAAGTCGTCATACCTCAACGCGATACTGAAAGAGGAGCGCGCCATCGTCCACGATGTCGCGGGCACGACGCGCGACGCGCTCGATACCGACTTTGAACTTGAGGGCAGGCACTACCGGCTTATCGATACCGCCGGCATGCGGCATAATATGAAGCTGGGCGTGGCGGCAGATTTTTACGGCAGTGTCCGCGCCAGGGAAGCGATAAAACGCGCCGATGTCGCTATGGTGCTTATAGACGGCATGGACGGCCTCAGGGAGGACGACGAACGTGTCATAGATTTCTGTATGGAGGAGGGCAAGGCGGTCATCCTCGCGGTCAATAAGTGGGACCTGGTTAAAAATATGGACACCGTGAAGTATAAAGAGATGCTGATCCGTAAAATGAACGCCATAAAAAATATCCCGGTCGTTTTTATATCGTGTAAGACATCCCGGAACGTCGCCGCCAGTATTGCCCTGGTGCGGCCGCTTTATGAAAAAGCGGCGAAGGTTTTTGTTGCCGTCGAGCTCGGAGAAGTCCTGGCGTTATTGAACGATTCGCGCGAGGTGCGGAACAGGCGCGTTAAATTCGAATATTTAAAACAGGACCCCGCGCGTCCGATGAAATTTGTGCTGGGCATGAAAAATACCAGATTGGCCAATGAGAACCTTCGACGCTATGCGGAGAATTTTTTGAGGGCATCGCGCGATTTTGAAGGTATGCCCATAGAAGTAGCTTTTGAAAAGAGGCAGAGACGCTCGTGA
- a CDS encoding response regulator, producing MVKILLVDDEEMITDMTVTMLKMRDYDAYGAKNSREAFMLLETHKPDILILDINLREEVDGFTLLKKGLELNPKAQGIILTGGDTTMEECLQHGAKTMLKKPVNLEKLISTINEFSRHVNS from the coding sequence GTGGTTAAAATATTGCTGGTCGATGACGAAGAAATGATCACGGATATGACCGTTACGATGCTGAAGATGAGAGATTACGATGCGTATGGGGCTAAGAATTCCAGGGAAGCGTTTATGCTTCTCGAAACGCATAAGCCCGATATTCTTATACTCGATATAAACTTACGGGAAGAAGTCGATGGTTTTACGCTTTTAAAGAAAGGGTTGGAGCTTAATCCGAAAGCTCAAGGCATAATACTCACCGGTGGAGATACTACGATGGAGGAGTGTTTACAGCATGGCGCAAAGACGATGCTTAAGAAGCCCGTTAATTTGGAGAAACTGATAAGCACAATAAACGAATTTAGCAGACACGTTAACTCGTAA
- a CDS encoding ATP-binding protein yields the protein MNMFAFSGLLLGATSLILGVTILIYGKNKIHSTFALQNIAISIWGIGQGLAGLSKSPEDAYFWWSVAHVGGFFVATLLVHHLLLINNLKHKFILCIAYLLAILLPILFFTHLIGIKMVYLFNSFYFPQPVNMVYKIYGLAWIATAAYATYLIIRKYKVADEAEKISLRLYSAAYIFGLWGGGSYFLPVYGIKVYPYGNFFIPLYCIIIAYSIFRRQLFDIDVVVKKTLVFAGLFAVAVAMFILPILFIQEFMLSRMSFVGRILTLSISALLIILTLEPIKKILTNLTDRYLFQKKYNYRQAIEFFIDEVITLLDMDKIVDGTIDFLEKIFHPQYSDVLLANSNKYMSHSGKDENEARIIEKESPIAKYLKSAKGILSTENDNDKKIKEDIRNEMLSLKAALVIPLLLRDELIGIILLGKKKSDEYYTQEDLNILMDLARTLAIALKNAEFVKERDAMHLNMTQAKLKEELAIMAYGMSHQFNNKFHGIAMSIQCAREILQLKIPSGDKDNVANVFDIMTKTEKEAIGAGEIAQGLLNFSKPDRLKFEMVNITSNIDVVLQLVEYKHPGFKEMEIIKNIDKDLPLTFAHLGYLQEAYFIAIDNAYEAIEYMKAKTAGFRGRIIITASSNKKAKEIIVSIKDNGVGMKPEVLENVRKVIPYYSTKGSSGKSGHGAGNKMLNQFVDFHKGKVAYESVYGQGAVISIHIPIAEKPDDPSIKK from the coding sequence ATGAATATGTTTGCGTTCTCAGGGTTGCTGTTAGGAGCCACATCCCTTATTTTAGGGGTTACAATTTTAATTTACGGTAAAAACAAAATACACTCAACCTTTGCGTTACAAAATATAGCTATTTCAATATGGGGTATTGGCCAAGGATTAGCTGGTCTTTCGAAAAGTCCTGAAGATGCGTATTTTTGGTGGAGCGTAGCGCATGTAGGAGGTTTTTTCGTAGCAACTTTATTAGTTCACCACCTCCTTCTTATAAATAATTTAAAACATAAATTTATTTTGTGTATAGCTTATTTATTAGCCATCCTGTTACCAATTTTATTTTTTACACATTTAATCGGCATTAAAATGGTATATCTCTTCAATAGTTTTTATTTTCCACAGCCAGTTAATATGGTCTATAAAATATATGGTTTAGCATGGATTGCCACAGCAGCATACGCGACTTATTTGATAATAAGAAAATATAAAGTAGCAGACGAAGCTGAAAAAATATCATTACGTTTATATTCAGCCGCCTATATTTTTGGATTATGGGGCGGTGGATCATACTTTCTTCCCGTATACGGCATTAAAGTATATCCTTATGGCAATTTTTTCATACCGCTGTATTGTATAATTATTGCATATTCAATTTTTCGTCGCCAATTATTTGACATCGACGTTGTGGTAAAGAAAACACTTGTTTTTGCCGGTCTTTTCGCTGTAGCAGTGGCTATGTTTATTTTGCCAATATTATTTATTCAAGAATTCATGTTATCTCGAATGAGTTTTGTAGGAAGGATTCTAACCCTTAGCATTAGTGCGCTTTTAATAATTTTAACATTGGAACCTATCAAAAAAATACTCACCAATCTTACCGATCGATACCTCTTCCAAAAAAAATACAACTACCGGCAAGCGATTGAATTCTTCATTGATGAAGTCATAACGCTTTTGGATATGGATAAAATCGTCGATGGAACCATTGATTTTTTAGAGAAAATATTCCATCCTCAGTATTCAGATGTTTTATTGGCGAATAGTAATAAATATATGTCGCATAGCGGTAAGGATGAAAACGAGGCTCGAATTATCGAGAAGGAGTCGCCGATCGCGAAATACCTAAAGTCGGCAAAAGGTATCTTATCGACGGAAAATGACAACGACAAAAAGATAAAAGAAGATATAAGAAACGAAATGCTTTCTCTCAAAGCCGCATTAGTCATTCCGCTATTACTGCGGGATGAGCTTATAGGTATTATCCTCTTGGGCAAGAAAAAATCCGATGAATACTATACCCAGGAAGACTTGAACATACTTATGGACTTAGCTCGTACGCTGGCCATAGCGCTCAAAAACGCTGAATTTGTGAAGGAACGGGATGCCATGCATCTTAATATGACGCAGGCAAAGCTTAAAGAAGAGCTGGCTATTATGGCTTATGGCATGTCCCATCAGTTTAATAATAAATTTCACGGTATTGCTATGAGCATACAGTGCGCAAGGGAGATCCTGCAATTAAAAATACCTTCGGGAGATAAAGATAACGTCGCTAATGTTTTTGATATCATGACTAAAACCGAGAAAGAAGCCATCGGCGCCGGTGAGATCGCCCAGGGGTTACTCAATTTCAGTAAGCCCGATAGATTAAAATTCGAGATGGTTAATATAACGAGCAACATAGATGTCGTACTCCAACTTGTCGAGTATAAGCATCCCGGTTTTAAAGAGATGGAAATAATAAAAAATATAGATAAAGATTTACCTCTTACGTTTGCGCACCTGGGCTATCTTCAGGAGGCGTATTTTATAGCCATAGACAACGCATATGAAGCGATAGAATATATGAAAGCAAAAACCGCGGGTTTTAGGGGCCGTATAATAATAACCGCATCAAGTAATAAAAAAGCTAAAGAGATTATAGTATCAATAAAGGATAACGGTGTCGGCATGAAGCCCGAGGTTCTGGAAAACGTCAGAAAAGTCATCCCGTATTATTCCACCAAAGGTTCCAGTGGAAAATCCGGCCATGGGGCAGGCAATAAAATGTTAAACCAGTTTGTGGATTTTCACAAAGGCAAAGTTGCTTACGAATCCGTCTATGGACAGGGGGCCGTGATAAGCATACATATACCCATAGCAGAAAAACCTGACGATCCAAGTATAAAAAAATAG
- a CDS encoding NAD(P)/FAD-dependent oxidoreductase, which yields MIKYDFIIIGSGIGGSVLGALLSKSKKVLLLEKDSNLGGYCASFKRNGFDFDVAIEAVNGIKNGQVVYNIFKQSGVLKKSPFTKPAVLYRSIYPDYDLRFPQANVKAYKKILYNLFKNEKKGIDQLIDEMGLIYNEIDALDKKRKLLKSPNIMKYYKATFEDLLNKFIKNEKLKAIISQYWVYCGVPPSMLSAITFAYIWHDYTCNGSYYPKYGMGIFINECANVIRKNGGIILKESEVCKIHVSDKKAIGIELADKTCYKADAFISNIDLRKTFDMLSEKNEDVAKLLEKSEEKEASISAFRVYLGLDVDLKKLGINDSAVFINPGYDLTKMYYASVNNNIELAPISVIIYSNLSSTLCSKGKSVVSITMLSGYDFWKSLDKRTYKSTKEKMADKLIKRAEVAIPKLQQYIIEKVIATPLTMERYTGNSHGAIYGWSKNNLYDDIRFMKVTTPIKNLFLSSHWTKIGGGIAGVARAAEKTYRLLNAKGK from the coding sequence ATGATCAAATATGATTTTATTATAATTGGTTCTGGCATAGGCGGCTCGGTGCTTGGTGCCCTCTTATCCAAGAGTAAAAAAGTGTTACTTCTTGAGAAAGATAGTAATCTCGGAGGATATTGCGCTAGTTTTAAACGAAACGGATTTGATTTTGATGTAGCTATCGAAGCAGTGAATGGGATAAAGAATGGGCAAGTAGTATACAATATTTTCAAACAAAGCGGAGTGCTGAAAAAATCCCCTTTTACAAAACCTGCGGTTTTATACAGATCCATATATCCTGATTATGATTTACGTTTTCCACAAGCTAATGTCAAAGCATACAAAAAAATACTTTATAACCTGTTCAAAAATGAAAAAAAAGGTATTGATCAATTAATCGATGAGATGGGCCTGATCTATAATGAGATCGATGCTTTGGATAAAAAGAGGAAACTTTTGAAGTCGCCTAATATTATGAAATATTATAAGGCGACATTCGAAGATTTGCTGAATAAGTTTATTAAGAATGAAAAGTTAAAAGCGATTATTTCCCAATATTGGGTATATTGTGGTGTGCCGCCCAGCATGCTTTCAGCCATAACGTTTGCCTATATCTGGCATGATTATACCTGTAACGGTAGCTATTACCCAAAATATGGCATGGGGATATTTATTAACGAATGCGCGAATGTTATCAGAAAAAATGGCGGCATAATACTTAAAGAGTCGGAAGTATGCAAAATACACGTTAGCGATAAAAAGGCCATCGGAATAGAGCTTGCCGATAAAACATGCTATAAAGCGGATGCTTTTATCTCTAACATAGATTTGCGCAAGACTTTTGATATGTTATCCGAAAAAAATGAAGATGTTGCGAAGCTACTTGAAAAATCCGAGGAAAAAGAGGCTTCCATCTCTGCGTTCAGGGTATATTTAGGTCTAGATGTAGATTTGAAAAAACTTGGTATAAATGATAGCGCTGTATTTATAAATCCCGGATATGATTTAACCAAAATGTATTATGCCTCAGTAAATAATAATATAGAACTTGCGCCGATATCGGTAATTATATATTCCAACCTTTCAAGTACGTTATGCTCGAAAGGTAAATCTGTAGTTTCAATTACTATGTTATCCGGATATGATTTTTGGAAGAGTTTAGATAAACGGACATATAAGAGCACGAAAGAAAAAATGGCTGACAAACTGATTAAGCGAGCTGAAGTAGCTATACCCAAGTTGCAACAATATATAATCGAGAAAGTTATAGCAACGCCGTTAACTATGGAACGATATACAGGTAACAGCCATGGGGCTATATATGGCTGGAGTAAGAATAATTTATATGACGATATACGATTTATGAAAGTTACCACCCCGATAAAAAATCTGTTCTTATCGAGTCACTGGACAAAGATCGGAGGCGGTATAGCGGGAGTTGCGAGGGCGGCGGAAAAAACTTATCGATTGCTTAACGCTAAAGGTAAATAA